The Marinilongibacter aquaticus genome has a window encoding:
- a CDS encoding peptidylprolyl isomerase, whose product MALINKIREKSGVAVGFLAIALLLFIVGGDIFSGNSMAGGLFNGDKNKVGTINGVDIDYQQFNKLVDVQRQQMEMSSGRSVSDAELKTLRDQVWEQLIQEDAFQPEYDKLGIDVTADELREMIQGTKNLHPFIKQQFTDPSTGVFNEAQHRQFINAAANKQLPAEQMVIWENFKSNLIQVRKAEKYQNLIAAADYITSAEAKREYKAQTAKASADFLFVPFYSLSDSLAKVSDSDVESYYSKHKDEFTPYDSRSFDYVVFNVLPSKEDSVGLQQELTDLARGLAGASDAQAYASSNSDVNHPYLWSPGELSEETKALIDNSIVGATVGPVKEGQDYTIYKYEGTERDSLYTVRASHILIRPAGTDDAAKADAKQRAQDLLNQIKNGADFAAMARINGSDGTAQVGGDLGYFNNDGRMVPEFEKAVFAFNGSGLMPNLVETDFGYHIIKVTEAKTNLKYKLAAITKELQPSEFTLNEMYQKAEDLRASISSVEDLEKKVEGDDELVLLKAQRVSPAATGFNTVQNAREVVLWAFGDEAEEGKVADHVFVIDESYIIAALTGSTDKEDPKASDFKAQIEAKVKSEKKGELILDKLASANGDLESVAKSYGAGALVESVEDITFQTGMLSSAGIDGTAIGKLFAMKSGETSKPFIGQNGVFILKKTNEVDAPEIADYAQYKASIEQRKGPYAGTAAADQAVREAADIVDRRAKMF is encoded by the coding sequence ATGGCATTAATTAACAAAATCAGAGAAAAATCTGGAGTTGCAGTAGGCTTCTTGGCTATTGCTCTTTTGTTGTTTATCGTGGGTGGAGATATTTTCTCAGGAAACTCAATGGCCGGAGGCCTTTTCAACGGAGACAAAAACAAGGTGGGAACCATCAATGGAGTCGATATCGACTACCAACAATTCAACAAATTGGTGGATGTCCAGCGTCAACAAATGGAAATGTCTTCAGGACGTTCGGTTTCTGATGCAGAATTGAAAACCCTTCGTGATCAAGTGTGGGAACAGTTGATCCAGGAAGATGCCTTTCAACCCGAGTACGATAAATTGGGAATTGATGTGACCGCCGACGAATTGAGAGAAATGATCCAAGGAACGAAAAACTTGCATCCTTTCATCAAGCAACAGTTTACAGATCCCAGTACTGGTGTGTTCAATGAAGCTCAGCACCGTCAGTTCATCAATGCCGCAGCCAACAAGCAATTGCCTGCCGAGCAAATGGTGATTTGGGAGAATTTCAAGAGCAACCTTATTCAGGTGCGTAAAGCAGAGAAATACCAAAATTTGATTGCTGCGGCAGATTACATCACTTCGGCCGAAGCCAAGAGAGAATACAAAGCCCAAACAGCGAAGGCCAGTGCAGATTTCTTGTTCGTGCCTTTCTACAGTTTGTCAGACTCTTTGGCGAAAGTGAGCGATAGCGATGTGGAATCTTATTACAGCAAGCACAAAGACGAATTTACACCTTACGATAGCCGTTCATTCGATTATGTGGTGTTCAATGTGTTGCCATCGAAAGAAGATTCAGTAGGTCTTCAACAAGAGTTGACAGACTTGGCAAGAGGTTTGGCGGGAGCTTCAGATGCTCAAGCATATGCTTCATCAAATTCTGATGTAAACCACCCTTACCTTTGGTCTCCAGGCGAGCTTTCTGAAGAAACCAAAGCATTGATCGACAATTCTATTGTGGGGGCAACAGTTGGTCCGGTAAAAGAGGGACAGGATTATACGATTTATAAATACGAAGGCACTGAAAGAGATTCGCTGTACACAGTGCGTGCGTCTCATATTTTGATTCGCCCTGCGGGAACAGACGATGCAGCAAAAGCCGATGCGAAGCAAAGAGCTCAGGACTTGTTGAATCAGATCAAGAATGGTGCAGATTTTGCTGCAATGGCTAGAATCAACGGTTCGGATGGCACCGCTCAAGTAGGTGGAGATTTGGGTTATTTCAACAACGACGGCAGAATGGTGCCCGAATTTGAAAAGGCTGTATTTGCATTCAATGGTTCGGGTTTAATGCCCAATTTGGTAGAAACTGATTTTGGATACCACATCATCAAAGTGACTGAAGCCAAGACGAATTTGAAATATAAGTTGGCCGCGATCACGAAAGAATTGCAACCTTCTGAATTTACATTGAACGAAATGTATCAGAAAGCAGAAGACCTAAGGGCTTCGATCAGTTCGGTAGAAGATTTGGAGAAAAAGGTGGAAGGCGACGATGAATTGGTTTTGTTGAAAGCACAAAGAGTGAGCCCGGCCGCAACGGGTTTCAATACCGTACAAAACGCAAGAGAAGTGGTGCTTTGGGCTTTTGGCGATGAAGCAGAAGAAGGCAAAGTGGCCGATCATGTGTTCGTGATCGACGAATCGTACATCATTGCAGCACTTACGGGTTCTACCGACAAAGAAGATCCAAAAGCATCTGATTTCAAAGCTCAGATTGAAGCCAAAGTGAAGAGCGAGAAGAAAGGCGAATTGATCTTGGATAAATTGGCCAGTGCAAACGGCGATCTAGAGTCTGTGGCCAAAAGTTACGGTGCAGGTGCATTGGTTGAAAGCGTGGAAGACATCACTTTCCAAACAGGTATGTTGAGCAGTGCAGGAATCGACGGTACCGCAATTGGCAAATTGTTTGCCATGAAATCTGGCGAAACAAGCAAGCCGTTTATCGGTCAGAATGGTGTATTCATTTTGAAGAAAACCAATGAAGTGGACGCTCCGGAAATCGCTGATTATGCTCAATACAAAGCAAGCATCGAGCAACGCAAAGGCCCATACGCGGGTACTGCGGCGGCAGATCAAGCGGTGCGTGAAGCGGCCGATATAGTGGATAGAAGAGCGAAAATGTTCTAA
- a CDS encoding precorrin-2 dehydrogenase/sirohydrochlorin ferrochelatase family protein, with the protein MNNLFPVFLKLEQMNLLIVGGGYVGLEKLEAVLKNAPNTHITLVAPEISEAIEALAREHDISLIFEEYKEVHLKNKQLVIVGTGIMEVSQQVQQDCREKGVLVNVADKPELCDFYLSSTVCKGDLKIAISTNGKSPTFAKRFREILEAILPDSLQETLDNLQAIRNSLKGNFEDKVERLNEITKVMKKENEVD; encoded by the coding sequence ATGAACAATTTATTTCCCGTGTTTTTGAAATTGGAACAAATGAATCTGCTCATTGTGGGTGGTGGCTATGTGGGGCTTGAAAAGTTGGAGGCCGTATTGAAAAATGCCCCCAATACACACATCACACTGGTGGCTCCTGAGATTTCGGAGGCTATCGAAGCGTTAGCCCGCGAACATGACATTTCGTTGATTTTTGAAGAATACAAGGAGGTTCATCTGAAAAACAAGCAATTGGTGATCGTGGGGACCGGGATTATGGAAGTGAGCCAACAGGTGCAACAGGATTGTCGAGAAAAGGGTGTTCTCGTGAATGTAGCCGATAAACCCGAGCTTTGCGACTTTTATTTGAGCTCTACGGTCTGCAAAGGGGACCTGAAAATAGCAATTTCGACGAATGGAAAATCGCCTACGTTTGCGAAACGTTTCCGCGAAATATTGGAGGCAATTTTGCCCGATTCGCTTCAAGAGACCTTGGACAATCTTCAAGCTATACGCAACAGCCTAAAAGGCAATTTTGAAGATAAAGTAGAGCGTTTGAACGAAATAACGAAGGTGATGAAAAAGGAGAATGAGGTCGATTAA
- the rnc gene encoding ribonuclease III, translating into MAVTENIISYFTADAETKEFRKAIERIVGEKPGKDSLYHLAFRHTSASKKTVVEGFKESNERLEYLGDSVLGMIIAEYLFKKYPFKDEGFLTEIRSRIVNRESLNQVARKIGLDSLIMFDGNRVSHVRTSMYGDAMEALIGAIYLDKGFRFTKRFIVKNLLANYYDLDEIIQNNTNYKSILLTWAQGLSKNVNFEIIQENGKHHSKEFVAQVTVDEEVVSEGRGWNKKKAEQDAARKACNALNIED; encoded by the coding sequence ATGGCAGTAACCGAAAATATTATCAGCTATTTCACTGCGGATGCCGAAACAAAGGAGTTTAGAAAAGCTATTGAGCGTATTGTGGGCGAAAAGCCCGGCAAAGACTCCCTCTATCACTTGGCTTTCAGGCACACATCTGCCTCGAAAAAGACTGTGGTAGAGGGTTTTAAAGAATCCAACGAAAGGTTGGAATACTTGGGCGACTCGGTTTTGGGTATGATCATCGCCGAATACCTCTTCAAAAAATATCCGTTCAAAGACGAAGGTTTTCTTACAGAAATCCGCTCGCGAATCGTGAACCGCGAATCACTCAATCAAGTAGCCCGAAAAATCGGCTTGGATAGCCTAATTATGTTCGACGGCAACCGAGTAAGCCATGTACGCACTTCGATGTATGGCGATGCCATGGAAGCCCTAATTGGAGCGATTTATCTCGACAAGGGGTTTCGTTTCACCAAGCGATTCATCGTGAAGAATCTTTTGGCCAACTATTACGATCTCGACGAAATAATCCAAAACAACACCAACTACAAAAGCATACTGCTTACCTGGGCACAGGGCCTTTCGAAAAATGTAAACTTTGAGATCATTCAAGAAAACGGCAAGCACCACAGCAAGGAATTCGTGGCCCAAGTGACGGTTGACGAAGAAGTTGTGAGCGAAGGCCGTGGCTGGAATAAGAAAAAGGCCGAGCAAGACGCCGCTCGCAAGGCCTGCAATGCCCTCAATATCGAAGATTAA
- the fabF gene encoding beta-ketoacyl-ACP synthase II: protein MELKRVVVTGIGALTPIGNTVEEYWEGLKNGVSGANPITHFDPTEFKTQFACELKNFDPFEFIPKSEARKMDLFAQYGVIIAEQAVKDSGLDLEKVNRNKIGVIWGSGIGGLETFEQEVLNLGDNDLKPRFNPFFIPKMIADSASGQISMKFGFKGPNYVTVSACASANNAIIDAFNYIRLGRMVACVSGGSEAAVTRAGVGGFNALRALSTRNDDYKTASRPYDKDRDGFVLGEGGGGLILEEYEHAKARGAKIYCEIIGGGISSDAYHITAPHPEGEGAYMSMEDALDDAKIKAEEVDYINTHGTSTGLGDPQEIKAIERLFGEHTYNMSISSTKSMTGHLLGGAGAVESVAAILAIQNQMVPPTINLFNVDENIDSRIDLTPNVAKARKIDTVLSNCFGFGGHNATLIFRKV from the coding sequence ATGGAGCTGAAACGCGTAGTAGTTACTGGTATCGGTGCTCTGACACCCATCGGGAATACCGTAGAAGAATATTGGGAAGGCTTGAAAAATGGAGTGAGTGGTGCAAACCCAATTACCCACTTCGACCCTACTGAGTTCAAAACCCAATTTGCCTGTGAATTAAAGAATTTCGACCCCTTCGAATTTATCCCCAAATCGGAAGCCCGGAAAATGGACTTGTTCGCCCAGTACGGTGTGATCATTGCAGAGCAAGCGGTGAAAGATTCGGGATTGGACCTCGAAAAAGTCAACCGCAATAAAATTGGTGTGATTTGGGGTTCGGGTATTGGTGGATTGGAAACTTTCGAACAAGAGGTCTTGAATTTGGGCGACAACGATTTGAAGCCAAGATTCAACCCCTTCTTTATTCCAAAAATGATTGCTGACTCGGCTTCGGGACAGATATCCATGAAATTTGGCTTTAAAGGGCCCAATTATGTTACTGTTTCGGCCTGTGCATCGGCCAACAATGCCATAATTGATGCCTTCAATTATATTCGCCTTGGACGTATGGTCGCTTGTGTTTCCGGAGGTTCGGAAGCTGCGGTTACACGTGCAGGCGTAGGGGGATTCAACGCTCTCAGAGCTTTGTCTACCCGAAACGACGATTACAAAACGGCCTCTAGACCGTACGACAAAGACCGCGATGGCTTTGTTTTGGGCGAAGGTGGCGGTGGCTTGATTCTTGAAGAATACGAGCATGCCAAGGCCAGAGGGGCTAAAATATATTGTGAGATCATAGGTGGAGGAATCTCATCGGATGCCTACCACATTACTGCTCCACACCCCGAAGGTGAGGGTGCGTATATGTCTATGGAAGACGCCCTGGATGATGCAAAAATCAAAGCCGAAGAAGTAGACTACATCAATACGCACGGCACTTCTACAGGTTTGGGCGATCCGCAAGAAATCAAGGCAATCGAGCGTTTGTTTGGTGAGCACACCTACAATATGAGCATCAGTTCCACAAAATCAATGACGGGTCATTTGTTGGGTGGTGCCGGTGCCGTAGAATCTGTGGCCGCCATATTGGCGATCCAAAATCAAATGGTGCCGCCGACAATCAATTTGTTCAATGTGGATGAGAATATTGATAGCCGCATAGATTTGACACCGAATGTAGCCAAGGCCAGAAAAATCGATACGGTTCTTTCGAATTGTTTTGGGTTCGGTGGACACAATGCTACGCTAATTTTTCGCAAAGTTTAA
- a CDS encoding acyl carrier protein: MSDIASKVTKIIVEKLGVEESEVTPEASFTNDLGADSLDTVELIMEFEKEFNVSIPDDQAENIQTVGQAVSYLEENSK; this comes from the coding sequence ATGTCAGATATCGCATCGAAAGTAACGAAAATTATTGTAGAAAAGCTTGGGGTTGAAGAATCAGAAGTAACACCAGAAGCTTCTTTTACAAACGATTTAGGAGCAGATTCATTGGATACTGTAGAGCTCATCATGGAATTTGAGAAAGAATTCAATGTATCTATCCCTGATGATCAGGCTGAAAATATCCAAACTGTTGGGCAGGCAGTATCTTACTTGGAAGAGAACTCTAAGTAA
- the kdsA gene encoding 3-deoxy-8-phosphooctulonate synthase, translating into MKSLFKEKYNSEQFFLMAGPCAIESRDMAMYIAEKIVRITQELKIPYVFKGSYRKANRTKADSFTGIGDEKALKILQEVGETFGVPTVTDIHESHEAAVAAEYVDVLQIPAFLCRQTELIAAAANTGKVVNIKKGQFMSGASMGFAVEKVKQENPEGLVMLTERGNSFGYSDLVVDYRNIVDMKTFDAAVVMDCTHSLQRPNQTSGVTGGNPELIGTVAKAAIAVGADGLFIETHPDPANAKSDGANMLHLDKLENLLRQLVRIREVI; encoded by the coding sequence ATGAAATCACTCTTCAAAGAAAAATACAATTCAGAGCAATTCTTCCTGATGGCGGGTCCTTGTGCAATCGAAAGCCGTGATATGGCGATGTACATCGCCGAAAAAATCGTCAGGATCACGCAGGAATTGAAGATTCCGTATGTTTTTAAAGGGAGTTACAGAAAGGCCAATAGAACCAAAGCCGACAGCTTTACAGGTATTGGTGACGAGAAGGCTTTGAAGATTTTGCAGGAAGTGGGAGAGACTTTCGGTGTGCCCACCGTAACGGATATTCATGAAAGTCACGAGGCCGCCGTGGCCGCGGAATATGTCGATGTTTTGCAGATTCCCGCGTTTTTGTGTCGACAAACAGAACTCATTGCGGCGGCGGCGAATACAGGGAAAGTTGTAAATATAAAGAAGGGGCAGTTTATGAGCGGGGCCAGTATGGGCTTTGCGGTGGAGAAAGTGAAGCAAGAAAACCCTGAGGGGTTGGTGATGCTTACCGAGAGGGGCAATTCTTTTGGCTATTCCGATTTGGTGGTGGATTATCGAAATATTGTAGACATGAAAACTTTCGATGCAGCAGTGGTGATGGACTGTACGCATTCTTTACAGAGGCCCAACCAGACATCGGGTGTGACGGGCGGTAACCCTGAGCTTATAGGCACTGTGGCCAAGGCAGCAATAGCCGTGGGGGCCGATGGGCTTTTCATCGAAACCCATCCTGACCCGGCCAATGCGAAGTCTGACGGAGCAAATATGTTGCACTTGGACAAGTTGGAAAATCTGCTTCGCCAATTGGTGCGTATCAGGGAAGTGATTTGA